Below is a genomic region from Pseudomonadota bacterium.
GAAAAGCTCACCTGCTAATTTTCCAGCTTCCCCTTGATTCGGGGTTTCACTCGCCATTACCGCTTTTAACTCGGCTTTTTTCATTGCCATTTTTTTTCGTAAATCTTTGGTGTCTTCTTTAAACTTCAGATGCGCTGCCTTATCTTCTTCACTCATACTGGCAAGACAAGCTCCGGGGCCCTGTTCGCAGCAAAGTTCCATATCACATTCCCCGTCCATTCCACCGCCATGATTCCTGGACCCTGCATCGGCAAACTGATAACCGGCCAATCCAAAGGTTGCTGCCGCAATAAGTATTACTATCGTCTTGTTCATTGTTCTTCTCCTAATTTAAGTTTTTAATCTTCAAAGCAATAGTTTTGCCAAATATCAAATTCAATCCTCGTGCCAACAAAAGAACAAATCATCTATCATGCCGATTTTAAATATAAAAAAAGCAAAACTTCTGTAATATGTAATTTTAGCCGACCAACAACAATTAATAAACTGTATACTTTTTACCCGATGAACCATTCATTCTGGATAATTTATACTCAACCCCATGTAATCTATGACTCCACCTATATATATTATGTTTCGCAAAAAAGGCCTGAACTGATGAAAAACTACCATCAAAACTTTTTTATCCGGTTCAGGCATGACTTTTGCTCAATTCTTCCTTAAACAAAGTCATTACTAACATATATTGCAGATCATAATGAAAATCAATTATCTACAAAAAAACCGCCTGGCCTATCTGTCTCCCTGGTTGTCAATTTCGGCATTCGCCCTGCTGGCTCTGATAATTTTTATTTTTGCGGCAAACAACATTCAACGCGTAAAAAAACTCCAGACGGAAAGCCTGTTTCATAAAGGCCAGTCTCTGGCGAATTTTATAAACGCCGGCACCAGAACCTTCCGGATGATGGCGGTCCGGGGAGATCTTTCCCTTGCTCAGCAATTTGTAGAACATGCTGAGTCTGAAGACCAGGAAATCATATACATTGCCATAGTCGATGAATCCGGCAAAGCCCTTGTACACAGTGACCCGTCAAAGGTCGGCGACACCCTTGATACTTCCGAACTCAACCAGCAAGGCGAAGTTCCAGGAAATACCTGCCGGATTTATCCTGCTGACAACCCTGAGGCGTCGTGCATTCTTGAAGTCATCGCCCCTTTTACTCCTTTCCGGCATGGGAAAATGCCGGGCAGGCATAAAAGGATCAACAAAAGTCAGCCCCTCACCGATGATGAGGATCTCCGCACCTTTCAGGAAACTGAGAAATATACCATTCATATCGGCCTTGACATGGGGGGTCTTGAGGAAACCGTCAGGCATCACCGCCTGCAGATGATAATTCTCTCCATTGCCATGCTGCTGATAGGTATCGGCGGATGGCTGTCACTTCTCACGGCCCAGAGCTATAAAATCTCCCAACAGACATTGGAACACATGCAAGCCTTCACATCCCTTCTCATTTCAAAACTGCCTTTGGGAGTTATAGCCACCGATGCAAGCGGCAAGATCAAAACCTTCAACCATTTTGCAGAAACCATCACCCGGATTGATTACCGGAATGCAGTGAATAAAAGACCGGCATCAATCCTCCCAAATCCCTTTGCAGAACAGTTTTCTGAGGAAATGTCCCAGGAGATTTTTGACAATGAAGTGGTCCATACGTCAGAAAACGGTCAGCTGCTGATCTTGAATATGAGCGCTGTTTCCATACGTGATGCAAGCAATCAATTCCTGGGCCGGGTACTTCTCATCCATGACATTACCGAACTTAAAAAACTTGAAAAAGAAATCCAGAGAAAAGACCGGTTTGTCGCTCTTGGAAAAATGGCCGCCGGAGTTGCCCATGAAGTCCGCAATCCCCTGAGTTCCATAAAAGGGTTTGCTACACTTCTCGGGTCAAAATTCAATCCGGGGAGCAAAGAAGATGAGGCTGCGCAACTTCTGGTGCAGGAGGTTGAGAGACTGAACCGCAGCATCACCGAGCTGCTCAATTATTCCAAACCGCTGCCCCTGAACAAAACCGCAATCAATCTGAAAACTTTTTTGCTTAACTCATTGCAATTGATCGAATCAGACGCCCAGGAATTAAACATTTTGGTGAAACCGGATCTGCAAGATACTTCTACGGAGTTGAGCGTGGACACAGACCGGATGAACCAGGTGTTATTGAATATCTATATTAACGCGCTGCAGGCGATGAAACCAGGCGGCACCCTGACAATCAGCACGGTAACGAATAACAACCAGATTGATATCATTATTGAAGATACCGGTTGCGGCATTGATGCTGAAAACATCCGGAGAATTATTGATCCCTACTTTACAACAAAACCCAACGGCACAGGTCTCGGGTTGGCAATAGTCCAGAAAATCGTTGAAGAACACGGTGGGTCAATCGCCTTTGAAAGCGTCCTGGACTTAGGCACCCGGGTCGCAATCAGTCTGCCGACAACAGATGGTCAGGCTAAACAACCCCCGAGATGAAACAGGTGGGTTTATAATGGCGGACTTAAATCCGGCAGTAACGGCATCTACCGGTTTCAGGCCTGTATGAACCGCCGAATATTGAATGTCTAAGGAAGCTACTTTCTCAATTAATAAATCTTCCACCCTTCATCATTCAGAATTCCCTGTTCGATATTCGATATTAAAAGAAATCAACTGTTAGCTTAAAGCTATCCGCCTGAAAGACGGAGGGTTAAACCTTAAAATCGACAAATTAATTATTCTTTCACGCGGCTGATCTTTGCGCCGATTCCGGAGAGTTTCCCCACGAGATCATCATATCCACGGTCCAGATGATACACCCGGGAAATCTCGGTCATTCCTTCGGCGGCAAGACCTGCAATTACCAGGGAAGCACTGGCCCGTAAATCCGTGGCCATCACCGGAGCGCCGCTCAATCCACCCTTACCGTTGACAATGGCACTATGCCCTTCAGTACGTATATCCGCACCCATACGCCGTAATTCAGCGACATGCATGAAACGATTTTCAAAAATGGTTTCAATGATCACGCTCAAGCCGTTGCCGGTGGCCATCAAGGCCATGACCTGCGCCTGAAGGTCTGTGGGAAACCCTGGATATGGCATGGTTTTTATATCAATACTTTTTAAGGGTCCCTTGCGAACCACATGCAGGGAATTGCCGAATTCCTGGATAGAGAGGCCGGCGGCCCGTAATTTTTCCAACAGCGAGGGAAGATGCGAGGGATTACAGTTTGTGATTGTCGCCTCGCCGCCAGTTGCGCCAACAGCGATGAGATAGGTGCCGGTTTCGATTCGATCAGGAATAATATCAATTTCAGCCGATGATAATTCGTTGACGCCGTGGATTATCAGCCGGTCGGTATCACGACCTTCTATTTGAGCGCCCATAGCCTTCAGCATATCAATGAGGTTGCCGATCTCAGGCTCCCGCGCAGCATTTTTAATCACCGTTGTGCCTTCGGCAAGGACCGCGGCCATGAGAATATTCTCCGTGCCGGTTACCGACGGCATATCAAAATAGACATTGCCTCCCTGCATACGTCCCTGCACGCTTGCATCCACATATCCTTCTCGAAGCTCCAGATCAACTCCCAGGATCTCGAGTCCTTTCAGGTGAAAATCAATAGGTCTTGCTCCAATGGCACAACCGCCGGGAAGTGAAACGCGGGCTTTTCCCAAACGTGCCAGCAAGGGCCCGAGAACAAGTACGGAGGCGCGCATTGTCTTTACCAGGTCATAAGAAGCTTCATAATCGAACAATTGCGAACTATCTATGGTGAGGGTAGTACCCTGTTTCTCCCATGTAACGCCCAGGCTTTCAAGCAGGGCCAGAATTGTCCGGGTATCACGAAGATCAGGCACGTTCCGCAGAACCTGTTTTTCAGGGGTCAACAATGTCGCGGCAATAAGCGGCAGAGCTGCGTTTTTAGCGCCGCTGACCGCGATTTCTCCGGACAGCTTGTATCCGCCTTCTATTAAAATTTTATCCAAATTGTACACCCATACTTGATGGTTTTGTAAAAAGTCGGGATCGGGAGTCTTAAATGTGCCTCGCTTGAAAGACCCTTGGCAGCCCGGCGTAATCCCTGTGGACTTTTATATTATCATATTGCTTAATTGATGAAAACCGGTCGATAACCAAGTCTTCCTGATCTGAACCGATTTCCATTAAAAACCAGCCGTCCGGCTCGAGAAATGTCTCAATTTCAACAGCGAGCATCCGGATAATTTCCATCCCTTTATCGC
It encodes:
- a CDS encoding PAS domain S-box protein; translated protein: MKINYLQKNRLAYLSPWLSISAFALLALIIFIFAANNIQRVKKLQTESLFHKGQSLANFINAGTRTFRMMAVRGDLSLAQQFVEHAESEDQEIIYIAIVDESGKALVHSDPSKVGDTLDTSELNQQGEVPGNTCRIYPADNPEASCILEVIAPFTPFRHGKMPGRHKRINKSQPLTDDEDLRTFQETEKYTIHIGLDMGGLEETVRHHRLQMIILSIAMLLIGIGGWLSLLTAQSYKISQQTLEHMQAFTSLLISKLPLGVIATDASGKIKTFNHFAETITRIDYRNAVNKRPASILPNPFAEQFSEEMSQEIFDNEVVHTSENGQLLILNMSAVSIRDASNQFLGRVLLIHDITELKKLEKEIQRKDRFVALGKMAAGVAHEVRNPLSSIKGFATLLGSKFNPGSKEDEAAQLLVQEVERLNRSITELLNYSKPLPLNKTAINLKTFLLNSLQLIESDAQELNILVKPDLQDTSTELSVDTDRMNQVLLNIYINALQAMKPGGTLTISTVTNNNQIDIIIEDTGCGIDAENIRRIIDPYFTTKPNGTGLGLAIVQKIVEEHGGSIAFESVLDLGTRVAISLPTTDGQAKQPPR
- the murA gene encoding UDP-N-acetylglucosamine 1-carboxyvinyltransferase translates to MDKILIEGGYKLSGEIAVSGAKNAALPLIAATLLTPEKQVLRNVPDLRDTRTILALLESLGVTWEKQGTTLTIDSSQLFDYEASYDLVKTMRASVLVLGPLLARLGKARVSLPGGCAIGARPIDFHLKGLEILGVDLELREGYVDASVQGRMQGGNVYFDMPSVTGTENILMAAVLAEGTTVIKNAAREPEIGNLIDMLKAMGAQIEGRDTDRLIIHGVNELSSAEIDIIPDRIETGTYLIAVGATGGEATITNCNPSHLPSLLEKLRAAGLSIQEFGNSLHVVRKGPLKSIDIKTMPYPGFPTDLQAQVMALMATGNGLSVIIETIFENRFMHVAELRRMGADIRTEGHSAIVNGKGGLSGAPVMATDLRASASLVIAGLAAEGMTEISRVYHLDRGYDDLVGKLSGIGAKISRVKE